The Argentina anserina chromosome 5, drPotAnse1.1, whole genome shotgun sequence genome includes the window AGGGAATGAAGATGAGATGATTTTCATTTCTAAttacttcttcttttctttttggctGGAAAAGCTAAAAATCGGGTTTGGTTCTTCTCCTCCGATCTATTCGAAGGCCACTGCGGGAGAAATTTGTGGATTGATATCGATAGAGGGAAGGTAGAGGAAGGTTTATGTGGTGGTGCACAGCCTTGAAGACGTCGGGACGGTGGAGCTGGGTTTTTAGCGGTCGGAGCTGTTAAGCTCTACGGAAGAAAAGAGCCGAAGAACTCCAACTAGCACCTATAGCGCGTGGTTGCACTTCTAACCCGTGTATATACACGGCCCGTGTACCGAATAAGTTTCGTTTTGCATAATATAGGTGTAGATTTTTGGACAATGGGGAGccatgattttgtgagaaagagaaaaaaaatggtgTAGTTAATtctcaactaaaaagatgagatCTAGTTGTGATAGAACAATGTGTTGCTCCTTCCTTATTTCTCCATAAAATTAGCTCGGAAAATTACCggaatttcacatttttctcttcttcattATTCCACTTCAAGAtacctaaaaacaaataaagttaattaaaaatataaaaacataacaaaatagCTAAGTAAAAGGAATAATTAACACAATAAAAGTCACATAAATATGCGACTATCATTTCATGGTGCTCTAAGCAACAGCCCATGGTAGCTCGTTTTAGTGTCTAGGCTGAGTACCGCTCTCTTGCTCATGCCTCTGCTGAAACATCTTGGTTAGGCTATCTTCTGTTTGAACTTGGTGTGAATGTTAAATTTCCGATCATATTGCATTGTGACAACCATAGTGCTACCTACATGGCCTCTAACCATGTTTTTCATGTTCGAACAAAACACATTGAGCTTGATTATCATTTTGTTCGTGAGAATGTTGCACTTGGGAGTCACCTAGTCCTTGAGCTGTATACAAATATGAGTATCATGAGTCCAAACGTTGtgaaacttacaataccgTTTACCTTTAACTTCTTCCACAGTCTGGAACTCAGTCCATGGTACAATGGTTTCACCCTCAGCAATAAGCTTGTCCAAGATCTCATGAGCCCAGGAAGCATCATAAGTGTATTCAGCAAACTTGGAGGGGCGATGAGCCTTCAAAGGTGTTGTCAATGGTGTAACTTCCACCACTGACACTATAGGGAATGGATCTATATCAACCCATGCTGCAGCTCTTTCAGTATCTACCCCAAGCATACCTCTGTTAATCCAGTTTGCAGCTGATCCTTGAGCTTAACACAGTCGGCTGTTTGGTGATTGAACAAGTTGTGAAACTTGCAgtacttttttctttctatctgTGCTGCAGTAGGCATTGTAGtatcatgattcactcttccactcgcGAACAATTCATCCAAAATCTTTGGAGCCTTGTGAGCATTGTAGGTATACGACTCATACTCAGGCTTGGTGAATGCTGCTGTAGAAATCTTGACAGTGTCTCTAGCATCTTCAAAGCCTTGGACTTCAATGCCTGACTTCCAGCTATCTCCACTGCAGCTACTTCATCATCTACCTCCTCGACCCACTGCTCTGCATATGGATATGCTGTGTAGAAATGATCTACATGCGAGTAGATGGTGGAAACCCTTTTAGTTCCAGATGGAACTGCATAGCGTGGTTTCAAAGTACCAGGGTAATAGGACACAGGCGGACCTTTTGGAACTCTGGCACTGTCCTCCATCTCCCTGAGGAACACTTGGTAGCTTCTTACCTTGTTCATTAAGTCTGCCATGCTAGAAAAATAGGCATCATGATGTTTGGCCCGCTGACGGGTTTCCAAACCCTTTATAGCTATTCGAATGACATCTTGTTCCGCGAGTAGTGTTCTGCACTTTGCTTGCTGAACCTTGAACCTCTTCAGGAACTCCACTGCCGACTCCATTGGTTGTTGATACATGGAAGTCAAAGATGACAAATCCACCTCAGGCTCAACACTTCCAAAGGTCGTTTTAAACATTGTTTCGAGTATGGACCAATCTGAAATGGATCTTGGTGCTAACTTAGAGAACCAGGATAGCGCCGGTCCCGATAGGGATGAACCGAAATCCCTCATCTTGAAGACTGGATCAGATGCATATGGCCCGCAATCACTGTGAAAATGGGAGATGTGCTCAGCTGCATTCTCAGACCCCTTTCCTGAGAAAGTCTGGAACTTGATTGGTCGATAACCCGAGGGCCAAGGACATGCTGTCACCCATTATGGGAATGGGCTTGTATAGGATATGTTCGCGGCAGCATGACCATGAATGGTCCTCACACTCTCTTGGATCATCTTCTGAACCTGCTCTTTGGTAAGGATCTGGCCATCTTCTACTTCTTTCTCAGGCTCTTCTCGATACTCATCTTGACGCTCGCGACGAAACTGGTGCTGACACTCTTGTGTCCCGCTTGGTTGAAGAAGTGCCACTACCCTCTGAAGTGCTTCAAACTAGGGTGTGTTTGAATGTCTTGAATTTCCAAACGTGAACCTTCCCCTTTTAgccttcgtcttcttcttccttgtgAGTTTGATGGGCACGGTATCTGATTTGTCAGCCTCATCATTTTTGGCCTCATCCTCTTCACCGTCGTCGTCGTCACCGGCGTTAGCCTTCTTGTTGGACTTAGCCTTTTTGGTGGCCTTATGCTTGTCATGGTTCTGCTTCTCGTAAAGCCCAGTGACAGTCCGTTGTATTCCTAACGCTTCTTCGATTTGCTTAAACCGCTCGTCCTAGCCTTCAAACTCTAAACGAGCATTGTTTGCGTGCTCGTTAGCACTTAGAACCAGCTTCTTCAATATGTCGTTGGTCTCAGCCAGATGCTGACCCTGTATCGACTGTAGTTGCGACACATTATCCAACGTTCTCTCGACCGCAGTCATTCTCTCGCCGAATGACTCCTCCAATGACTTGACTACCTTTGTCAACTCCTTGAAAGCTGTTTGCATGTCTTCCGATGTCGCCATCACTCCAAATTTTAGTAATGCATCAACCGTTGTTAAACCTCTGCAAGTCGCTGTGTTGTGAGGAACACAATGCGAGTGCTCTGGTTTCAAGCAAGGAGGATATCCTCTCGAGTAAGGATTCCGGCTTGCTATCTTGACAtggtcccactgggcgtgccaaatgttcgagctgggaaaaaaGATTTCCTCatggaacaatcagcaagccccggttttgaaccctagatggttctaaccttcgttctctgttattgcttggcgtgccagtacctttgagttaggtacaactcttgtttgttgatgatgattgtgctcacgtactgtcttcttctcgAACGATTGttccgcagttgctgataaaccgctgaagttcaaatgacctatacacaaccagagttgctaggtacatttcactccacctcaagtagatggccgatcttactttagaccgtTTGGgaaaaagcagagcttataatgTGTCGTTGATAGCGGGACTCTCCTGCTGTAGGGAATTtctgactagtgcagacttttgtgtttgctagaagctaggctagcgactcgatggacttgactctagttgccgaagttaatcgaacttgttgctacatgcagcgcgaggcgtacatctgggtagctctgCTCCGAtaggagacttggttgccgaaacTAATCGGACTTTTGCTCCGTGGGGAGacttgactatgcggttgcgcgatagtttgtttgacgttgtgtgtgtgttattctgcacattcgacccccttatatagagaacataGATTGTTCTTTATTGcggatcaagtcttgagaacctcttAGTTTATTTGGATTCACCTTTCTTATTCAACTCAGATTTTATACAGCATCAGTCccgaaatctattccaataaggAATGTAATCTTGCTCTTCGAAAGATTTTCtccaaataaccggtccacgaACCTAAAAAATatagataataccggagtattattttaggctcAAACAATTACCTCTCCTTCGTCTCAGCTCCACCTTTGAGCATGATTCTCTCCACTGATATTAGCATAAAATTGTGTGATTGATACACTGATATGAATCTCTATAATTATATCTTTTATTACTGTATATTTCCTTACGTAATAGGCTCAGAATCACACTATAAATCTTGTATATTGTAATCATTTTGAATCAATGGAAAATACATTTCTACAAGATATAACCCAATAACCATTCTCAAAGCATaacattattttacaaaataacTATTTCTTGTACCGTGTGTCATGACTAAGTAAGAATCAAAAGCAGCAAATCTTGCACAGATCACAGCAGCAAATCTGCCAGCTTATTGCATGATATCCTCGGGTCTGACAAATTAAAAGGATATTACAACATCCATTACACGTTTTTAACCAAGTCATTAGATTACCTACTAATAGAAACCTTCTACCATGATTTCATCTAGATGATAAAAATGCATGAGTACTAAAGTACATAGGGTATTAAATGCGTAAAGGATCGATCAAATAATGAGGGTGCTAGCAAGCTCTCTATCCTTCTTATCTACCATGCTTCATCTTCCCAACTAGTATTACATCTTTCCTAACTCACCTCAGTCCCAAAGCCTTTATTCATAAAGGCAAAACTTTAAGAACAGTACACGAATTTTATTCTATTAAAAATTAAGATTATTCAACTTACAAAACTATCACATAAGTACATGAAGTATCATATTTGAATCAATTTAAGTACATTCCGTTGTTGGTTCCATTAGTTTGTATATTTTCCATCACACTCATGAGGACAAATTTGTCTCTTCAAATGACAaaaatgttaaaaaaaaaagaagaaaaaaaaggttgGCATTGTAACACAGATTTAGCATTCTGGACAACCTCACCATCTCCTCTCCTCATTACCAAAATTCTTCATCTTAGATTTCACCTCATTTACTCACAAGGATAGCACAATGTCTTAATGACTAATCAATCGAACACCCATAATCTTAAATGAAGACGGAATCATTTCGTAGAGATCAATTTTCCTCAAAGAAGATTTGAACACCAGAATACCCAAATGGATGAATTAATCAACccaaatcaatatatataccaaaacCTATAACTTCTTATACACTAATCAATCAAACCAAacaagtatataatatagatgATCAATCAATATTGATCAATAAATTATTGATTGAACCGGTAATTCAATCAACCAAATTAAATCCCACTTTTGCTAACCCCCTCTTCTAACTTTTCGAAACCAACCGCGCGTAGACTTGCCCTTCTTGAATTTTTGTAGAttttgagaattgaaaagatactcaaattgcaattgtaaacatactcaaacgatagaaagatactcagtttgaaagaaacacacgcccacactggaaacactctcaaatacaatagaaactcgcatcagaaaggattaaagaaagatactcaaacgagaattgaaaagatactcaaagtgcaatagtaaacatactcaaacgatagaaagatactcagtttgaaagaaacacacgcccacactggaaacactctcaaatacaatagaaactcgcatcagaaaggattacagaaagatactcaaacgagaattgaaaagatactcaaagtgcaatagtaaaagccttacagaaagatactcaaacgagaattgaaaagatactcaaagtgcaatagtaaacatactcaaacgatagaaagatactcagtttgaaagaaacacacgcccacactggaaacactctcaaattcaagaaaaactcgcatcgagaGCCGTTCAGAAATGGTTGTTATCATGTTAGGATTGTTTTGCGTTTTGGGTTGGAAGACATAGCCGAAGGGTTGCGTTCCACACAGAACGTTCCTCActtctgtgtgtgtgtgtgtgtgtgagagagagagagagagagagagagagagagagagagagagagatatatatatatatatatatatatgaatgattTGGTATTCAAATTACACGATACCCTTTGTTTATTTGATAATTTCCCACTTAGTAATGACATGTGCTTAAATTAAGTCGGGTTCAATAATTCACGTATTTATGTGATAGTTTTGTAAGTTGAGTAATCTTAATTCTCAGTGGAGTAAAGTCTGTATACTGTTGTTaaaattttgtctttcataaatcTAAACGACCATAGGTACCATTGTTTGGATCTCTTCCAaaattcatgttttttttagcTCCCAAACCACACACCTCTCAtcagaacaaaagaaaaaaaacacacttcTCACGATGTCCTTCATCTAAAGATTACATGCTTTACAAATTGTCACTTCTATCAATGAGGAGCTACCAAGAAGACAGAACAACAAGTTTCCTAAACGACTAGCCAGAACTACGATCTTTCGAAGTTAATTGAGCCTAGTCTTCCGTGACTCAATCAAAGGGTACCAGTTTTATATTATTATCGTACAAGCATcaccaaaaattaaaaaaaaattccctaACACAATTCAAATTAAATCTCGAGAGAGacggtgattaattaattgcaGTAAGGTGATAACACTATTTCACGTAATATTCAAACGTCATGGAAACCTTTTAACGGGGTTTTTCGACACCATCGTCAAACGTAGTTAAAACCGGCATCGTGCTTTCACGGAATATGTCACGGCGTTTGAATGACGTCATAGAATATTTTTCATGTCCATTGAtcttttttgaaatttttaaataaaaattatataaattattttatgattatatgtagaaaatcaaaaatctGTACCAGAGATTCAGAATAAAAATACCCAATCTACAATACTTTAGTGTAATTTAAATTGTTCCTCTACAATTCATAATTTCACAAATGGTAGTtaatagaaagaaacacatctAAAAATACAAGTTGCTCTAAGGTACAAACACAGCATAAAATACAAGCTACTCTAAGGGTACCCCGTAAAATGGCACCCGTATAGATGTCGAATTGGAAAAACAAACGTCATTGAAAGATTTTATGTACTAGTGAAGGTACGTGGCTAAATCACAGTATTTACGTACTGAAGAAAGATTAGCAACTGCATAGTAATCATctttatcaatttcatcatgtcattctcTTTATCAATACCCAACTGAGGTTGGAGAAATATCATGTCAGGAACATTCCTTGTTAATTAAGAAACAGAAGGAAGTTGATCTTAGACGAAGAAGGTAAGAAAAACAGTTTATAAACATGAAAGTATAAAATGGAATGAGTAATGTGTATTGTGTGGTGCAGTTGCTTCTATTTAGTTGAAGTTTCTATAGTAGAGTATGGTAGTATGCATACATCTCATATACATTAGTAGGAGGACTTTAGTATTAAATAACAATATTAAAAATCTTAAGAAACTACGAAACTATGCTTGCTAATTAAATCTAATTGACTCAGACAATATGATGCGTAAAAAACTCAAGAATACAGAATCTAAAATATACAATGTGATTGGTAAATAGATGCAGGACACCTTTCATAAGACAAGACAAGACATTACAAAGCTGAGAACCAAATAGATGCCGGACACCTTTCATCCCTTTCACTGGAAATAGCTGCTCTCTAGCCTGCATGTgcaatataaaaaaacaacGACCAATCACAATATTGGTAAAATGCAGCTGCAATAGCTGCACCAAAATTATGCATATAGTGATATTCTAGAGTGATTTAACTGTATATTGCTACTTGATATCTTTAAATCATAATTAGTAAGATACAAGGTCATAACAACTCATgacctaagtagcacggacacggacacaaGCGTctgtattggacacgatttgATAGGTAGATACGGCGtatccaattttttttagacaCGGACATGTGGTAGAcatgttaattaaatattatttttaatatatataaatctaagttatatagtttcttaatttaaaaaatttaaacaaaGATTCAAACCAATTactaaaatattgatttttgaGGAAAATCCGACCtcctaaaaatatattttgataaattttcaagaattttttttagtaatataaattttaaattatttggaTAGTTATATCTATTAAAATGTGCATCAATATACACAAAAGTAATTCATGAGGAATGACTAAGGAGTTCACATCTTCTTGGAGTAACCAAAGTTCGAATCACACTATGTGCAATTTTGTGATTTTATTACACTTGCGTGTCCAGATCGTATCCAAACAAGGATACGCCTGTCCGaaatatatcaaaataaaCATACGTGTGTCCAGCATATTTGAGCGTATCGTGTCTGTATTGGACACGCAATACGTGTGGTGTTGGACGTGTTCGAGTTTTCCTCGAATGATTTCTCGCTTGGTCGTTGTCCCAGCAGACAATGATTCTTTCTGCACTCCCCCCATAACATCGTTTAATCATTATTCTTCCACTCTGTAGAAGAAGTTCACAATGCCAGAGATCAAGACACCCCATGTTTGCGTAGCGTCGAAAAAGAATACAGTTGATTCTCGTTAAACATGATTGACGATCAAATCTCAGCAACTGCACCTTTTATTTGGTTATGGTGCTGATCAGTCAATCGACAATCACATCTCAGCAACAACACGATTTATTTCCATCGAAAAAAAACAACACCATTTATTTGGTTATGGTTCTGATCAGTTAATTCATAAACCACACCACCCGCTAGTTCATCTTGAAACAGTTCAAGATTACTGCAGTCATCACTGGCTAAAATGTCTGTATGAAGCTTGAACAAATATTCATTGTAATGAACTAATCAAACTGCATACGAATTACTTCATAAGACCATAAATTTACAAGAACTTGTCCAACAATATAGATATTTATTCTCATTACAGTTCTTTATTCCTAGTAAACTCTCATTTATTCATAAGGAGATAATTCAAGCAACCCCCAACAGTTTTTTCACATCCTTCTGCAAACACAAAGACCAACAAAAAGATGTTAAGACCTAAAAGACAATCAGCATAACCAAATTCAAACAAAGAGTAGCGTATACATGCACTGCATTGGCAAAAATTGGTTCTGTACCTCAATGCTAAGAGGAGAAGTTGTTGGGGCATAACGGTCGACAACATTCCCATCCTTATCAACCAGGAATTTGGAGAAGTTCCACTTGATGCTGTCACCAAAGAGTGCGCCTTTGCTCGATTTCAAGAACTTGTATAATGGAGTGGCTTTGTCACCATTCACATCCACCTAATATGGGGagagaaaaacataaaaaagcGATTCCCCACATAGTTAATGAATCGGTTCCCTTCTACCACCTAGAAATTGTAACTCCTCTCATACCTTGTCAAAGATGGGATACTCGGCCTTAAAGCGAGTGCACGCAAACTCTACAATCTCGTCATTAGACCCCGGCTCCTGAGCTCCAAACTGATTGCACGGGAATGCCAAAATCTCCAAACCTAAAGCGACCATCAGGCGCAAACTTTAGATGGCATCAAAAAGAACAGGGTCCAATAATAGGCCAACTAAAAAAGGTACTCAGGAAGGAAAACCTTGAGTTTTGTATTTCTCATACAACTGAGCCAGCTCTGTGTAGTTAGAATTGGTCAAGCCACTGcatcaaaaattaaaatagcaAAATCCCTATAAGCAACTTGAAGGAACAACAAAAGCAGAGAAATAGCTGCCAGTTTTAAAACGAGGGCGACCACGACTAAAGGCCTATCTAGCTTAACATCACAAAACTGAATCCTTGAAATTGCTACCAAGACAAATCTGATTGCCATTTGAATTATGTGCCCCAACTTAAATGAACAACCAAACTAAGTTTAATCAACTGGAGAATAAAGAAGGCATGACATACCATTGTGATGCAACATTGACAATGAGAAGGACCTTTCCTTTGTAGGTGCTGAGATCAACATCGTTGCCCCTGGCATCCTGCAACAGAGACAAACATCATTGAACTGATTTGCACAACCTAGTAACATACTAACAAGACAACAACTTAAAAAAGAGACCCCTTTACTTGTCAATTGCTGCAATCAAAATGGGACATCATAGTTTTAAGAATCAGTATTATCAGCTTTTAATTCTACTGATCATATCAATGTTTCTCATTTTCGGATTCAAGCGAAACACAAACTGAACTATACATGACAATCTGACATTCATTATCAAAATTATTtcttaaacaaaagaaacagaaaCCAACCTTGACAGTGAAGTCGTGGACGGTTTTCTTGTCGGATTGGCTGGCCATTGTGCGATGGGATCGAAAAGACGAAACTGGGGCGGAAGAGACTGCCTTGATCGAGGGAATACACGAAGGACGCAAAAGGGTATTCTTGGAAGGAATATTCTTGGGCAAAAGAAGAGAAGCGGCGACGGTGAGATTTCTACGGAAGAGAAaacgagaagaagaagagagcatCTGAGATGACCGGAAAGTTGAGAGAGCCTCTCACCTTTATAGCGTCAAGTCAGAAACTTAGAAAGGTcaagttttgttttctttcttttttcgaaTAAAAAGGTCAAGACCTTTGTAGGTCGATGCAGACGTGGGGGTTTGTAGAGTCCCACGTATGTGGTGTAGAAGCTCACACGTGGAAACGCGAGCACGGAGTTGTTTGTCTTGGAAATGGGGGATAATGGACGGCTGGGATTGCTGCATCATGGTGGATGTTATAGTGTGTGAACGGTGATGATTCGGGGGAGTATGTGACGTCAGCGGTGATGGGTGTGTGGGTGTGAACAATGTGAAtcggatatatatatatatattttttttgtttttgacatATATGCCGATTTGCATTTTAAAATTGGttgaaattattaatttacaccctgaatttgtatttgagtcaatttacctcctaaacttaataaaaattaccgatttgcaccacatcaattaaatttaactatttttatccaattttgcgtcacatgtcatgcacatgaggggtaatgttgtcattttctatttatatttttcttaaaaacaaataaaaatattctttaaaatgaggattattttgttaatcaaattatttatttacatctttttttctacctacttaaccctactttgaattatatattcaatatacccacccacTCAAATATAGTGtcttgtgtataaatatatttttatatgtacacattgttggaggatgaacaaaacgagaataataacgacgtaatagaacagaacgtaaccgtttattgattgataatgaggtcaatatataggcattacataaccacaatcccgtagaattcggagtcctaatctattacagagatgcgaatctatctctaacaggaaacctaatataggctaagacacacataatggtataatagtaattctctcggaacacacatttattttaaatttttaatgtatttatttatattttttctaatatattttaacataccatatcacataaaataataaatatataaatcaataacatgtttcgaaaaaccaaacattgtagcaagtgttcctcttaagtaattttattaatttatttcatcattcaatatgaataaatatataatgacaatattatcccttaaatgcatgacatgtgacgcaaaattggatagaaacagttaaatttaacggatgtggtgcaaatcggcaatttttaccaagtttaagaggtaaattgactcaaatataagttcggggtgcaaatcggcaatttttaccaagtttaggagttaaattgactcaaatgcaagttcgggttgcaaattgacaatttcagccaagtttggggtgcaaatcagcatttatgcctttttttttttgaataaaaccagatattttttttaatgctGTTGGGTCTGTGGGTTTTGTACTTAATCCGTTTGATGCAAAATTTTGGTTCGTCTTCCTTCCTATGGTCAGTATGGTGGTAGATTTTATTTCGAAAAGTaatacaattaaaaaaacCCAAATGAGTCTGCATGTAAAAATTTGAAAGCCCCGATTTGTAAAAATCCGCTTTAAATAGGCGAGTTTGGATAATCCATATTTATGAATAAACTCTAACATAATATGTACTTAGGCCCGGCCTACCAAAAACCCGTTACTTATGGACCCGGCCCGTTGAAGAGGTCTATAAAATGTGAATAAAATGTTTCACACCAATGGACAATAAGTTTTTAGAAACTGAAaggaaactcaaattttattCTTCAATACTTATGccttcaatttctttcttcATGTATTCCTCTGTATTCGGCTGGAACTTAAGTAGCCTAAGTGCTGACTAGTTGATTATTAGATGGACCAATTGGCCGATTCCTAGCTTTGTGGAATAAGCCTTGATTTGGGCAATGTGGCATCATATCACATAGCGCCTAAGCAAGGACTAATCTGGCCTATGCAGGGAcctttgaaaattaaaaatttatcGAAAACTATTATATAAGTGACTACCTAAATAAATGAGACAATTGAGAAAAGATtgacaaaaaaattatgtcaGAGAATAGAAAACAAATTTGCATATATTAACTGAAGGGAGGTTCGAACTATCATTATAGCACAAGTTCGTAGCACCATAACCAACTCACTCATGTGAGTACCAAATAGACCTATAAACACACTCACCTATGAGaattacaaaaataaagaagCTAACCAACTTGAATAAAATAAACTAATTAGTAAAATCGAAAATTTGGAAGACCTAACGAATCTCAATTAAGAAGCAGAGgcgctgctagggttttttcTCTAGCTTTTCCTTCTGCTTAGCATCCCTCTTTGTCGTCAACACCATGTCTGAAGGTTTCAACGCTCGATTTGCAGCTACTCTTGCAATCAAGGGGAAGGCAAGGTGGCCTTTGCGGGGGGCTGTCGCCAACGCAGCGATATCACTGCAACCTTTCGCTGTGGGTCATTTTCTTGCCGTGAAGAAGAAGCCAGCTCTAAAAGTGGTTATTGGAGCTCTCACGTCTGTCTGGGGATATAAGCATTGTCTTCAGATGCGTGCGTAGGGTGATTGATACGTGATGAAGTTCACATAGGAGGTTGAGCGAGATTACGTGGTGACTATTAGACCTTGGTACTACAATAgggttttgtttgttgttgcAACTTTTGATGAGCTTTGTGATCCGGCGGTGGTGCCGATCTTGAGCTTTCCAGACACGGTGGAGGTGTTTGGTCTACTGC containing:
- the LOC126796383 gene encoding probable phospholipid hydroperoxide glutathione peroxidase, with the translated sequence MLSSSSRFLFRRNLTVAASLLLPKNIPSKNTLLRPSCIPSIKAVSSAPVSSFRSHRTMASQSDKKTVHDFTVKDARGNDVDLSTYKGKVLLIVNVASQCGLTNSNYTELAQLYEKYKTQGLEILAFPCNQFGAQEPGSNDEIVEFACTRFKAEYPIFDKVDVNGDKATPLYKFLKSSKGALFGDSIKWNFSKFLVDKDGNVVDRYAPTTSPLSIEKDVKKLLGVA